aaatttaccaccaaaatatcacaatgaatgtaaaacactgactacaaaacatttactactaaaaggcagactgcgttggataatccaaaacgttggataagcgaatgttggataagtgagactctactgtagttccatgcacagtaatactatgtagtgattactgtattacaaatttaccaccaaaatatcacaatgaatgtaaaacactgactacaaaacatttactactaaaaggcagactgcgttggataatccaaaacgttggataagcgaatgttggataagtgagactctactgtagttccatgcacagtaatactatgtagtgattactgtattacaaatttaccaccaaaatatcacaatgaatgtaaaacactgactacaaaacatttactactaaaaggcagactgcgttggataatccaaaacgttggataagcgaatgttggataagtgagactctactgtagttccatgcacagtaatactatgtagtgattactgtattacaaatttaccaccaaaatatcacaatgaatgtaaaacactgactacaaaacatttactactaaaaggcagactgcgttggataatccaaaacgttggataagcgaatgttggataagtgagactctactgtagttccatgcacagtaatactatgtagtgattactgtattacaaatttaccaccaaaatatcacaatgaatgtaaaacactgactacaaaacatttactactaaaaggcagactgcgttggataatccaaaacgttggataagcgaatgttggataagtgagactctactgtagttccatgcacagtaatactatgtagtgattactgtattacaaatttaccaccaaaatatcacaatgaatgtaaaacactgactacaaaacatttactactaaaaggcagactgcgttggataatccaaaacgttggataagcgaatgttggataagtgagactctactgtagttccatgcacagtaatactatgtagtgattactgtattacaaatttaccaccaaaatatcacaatgaatgtaaaacactgactacaaaacatttactactaaaaggcagactgcgttggataatccaaaacgttggataagcgaatgttggataagtgagactctactgtagttccatgcacagtaatactatgtagtgattactgtattacaaatttaccaccaaaatatcacaatgaatgtaaaacactgactacaaaacatttactactaaaaggcagactgcgttggataatccaaaacgttggataagcgaatgttggataagtgagactctactgtagttccatgcacagtaatactatgtagtgattactgtattacaaatttaccaccaaaatatcacaatgaatgtaaaacactgactacaaaacatttactactaaaaggcagactgcgttggataatccagaacattggataagcgaatgttggataagtgagattctactgtaatatataccaccatacttcgccatagcaacgcgtggccgggcacagctagtatcctataataaactttttccaggGGGGAGGAAGCCTATTATTTTCCCAATTTCCCCATTCTTTCTTGGCTTTTCTAACCTGGTGCTTTTGCAAATAAAGTCAATTAGAGAAAGGAGAGGGGCGATGCTGCCCCCTCCTGGCCACATGGGGAACTGCATAATTATTTATTAGCTCTCATGGAAAAGGCAGGGAGCTCAATACCTCCTCCAGGCCTCCAGGGGGCAGCAGTGCTccattagaattaatgcagtgaggCCCACTTAGtcttggctccatgctatggaatcctgggagatggagTCTGCACTCactggcagaaaaggctcaagactGAATGTATTGGCCAGAAACACTCGATTgtggtgagtttttcaggctgtattttatttatttacttatttacagtacagtagaatctcacttatccaacactcgcttatccaacgttctggattatccaacacatttttggagtcaatgttttcaatatatcgtgatattttggtgctaaattcataaatacagtaattactacatagcattactgcgtattgaactactttttctgcccaatttgttgtctaacatgatgttttggtgcttcatttgtaaaatcataacctaatttgatgtttaataggcttttccttaatgcctccttattatccaacatattcacttatccaacattctgccggcccgtttatgttggataagtgagactctactgtatttatattccgcccttctttcttagggcagatcacattgcacatatacatggcaaacattcaatgccattagacataagacatatatagacagacacagaggcaatttaacattttccagcttccggcgtcgattccggccacagggggagctgttgcttcaccgtccacttgtgacaccgagttctTGTGgactacttcctcattcttttctgcacactgctggaaggttctATAGtctcataaattaattaaattagcctccccacataaagtggtacctacccgtatatacttgagtataagccgacttgaatataagctgaggcacctaattttaccacaaaaaaactgggaaaacattgactccagtataagccaagataccaataaaattacattaattgaggcatcagtagtttaagtgtttttgaatctttacgtcaaactgtaatttaatatatgtgtgtccaactctgattaaatcgttattttcatcttcttcaatgtaaatgtgcttatgtatctttttttaaataataatactgaaataataaatgtaataataaatgcagtaaaataataaatgtaataataataaaaatagagtgaaataaatgtaaaagtaacaacaataatagagtaaaataataaatgtaataatgataataattaatagagtaaaataatatatgtaacaataccaataataatagagaaaaataatataccatatatacttgagtataagccgacctgaatataagcccaccaggagcctcacccgagtataagccgaggtggtttttgttttttcagtcttaaaaaagggctgaaaaactaggcttttactcgagtatatatagtaaatttcctactcgaaaaatgcaactgtcttttgggctgtttaggtcaacagtgagctaggctattaaaggttgggagctcaatccgacccaggctgatttcgaactcatgaccgctcggtcagtggtgattcattgcagctggctactaaccagctgcgccatagcccaGCCTATAGCTCCATGGAACATACTATGGAAATATGAATGCACAATCTGAAAACAGACGCAATCCTAAACCAAGCATCATCATCGTGTTCTGAAAAGAAATAATTTCTTACACATACTTAAGGGAGATGAAAGCAAGAGACACAGCTTACGTCTCTGTTCTTCAGTAGGCaacaataattacaataatatataataatataattattattaatataataatatattattaatataatataatataatacaatattgataatattatattgtaatatgatataatactaataatattaattatatatgatatattgcatctaatattattaataatattacagtatattgatatagtacaatatagtaatttcatgccagtattgtgctatgctaataatataatattgtatgtaaatttaatttataatccgctctgagtccccatcggggtgagaagggtgggatataaatttagtaaataaataaataactaaacatCCAGGAATGACTGATTCGATTCAGAAGTTCCCATTTCCTACGCTTGTTCCAGAAACATTGACAGagtcttcacaacctctgaggatgcctgccataggtgtgggtgaaacgtcaggagagaatgcttctggaacatggccagacacccCGGGAAACTCATCTCAACTCAGCTAAAGATTTaacctgcaactcccatgagTTTTTGCAGTTCAAGATGCATTCATTTGACCTCACTTTGCAAGACCCAaactgtggatgatgggatggCAGGGAGGTCTCTCATAGCTTGAAGGCAATGAGCATCAGGCCTTGCAGAATATGAAGGgggcaataatgataataataataataataataataataatacgccaaGGGAGTAGAAAGCCTTTCTTAATTATTAAAAACTGAAAATAACCCCATACCATAATGGAGAATAAACAGGGAAATAGTGTGCATGGCCACCAGGTGGCAGCAGTGGCACATCATGCTcagtatcaataataatattacatgaacTTTAGGATAGTGATTTGTGTTTATGTGTCTTGTATATTCTTGTTTTGTCTTTTACTGTTGATATGGTCGGTGGACcaatcaataaacaaatctatcttttaattattattattattattattattattattacagtagagtctcgcttatccaactttcacttatccaaccttctgtattatccaacacagtctgccttttagtggtcagtgtttttgtagtcaaggttgtcaatacattgcgatgttttggtactaaatttgtaaatacagtaattactacataatgttaccatgtattgaactgctttttctgtcgatttgttgtcttttttcttttttattattattataattttattttatttattattattattattattattattattattattattattattattttattgtatgacacaacaaacaagatagatatgctgggtttcatatcacaaaatcacaagtcgaacacttcccaagtgtctaggactgtgtgatgtattttcggatgatgcacgcagatcccagtagggtggccttttgcagttggcagatcgtaattttgtcaatgcctattgtttccaaatgccggctgagatcttttggcacggcacccagtgtgcccatcaccaccgggaccacctgcactggtttctgccagagtctttgcagttcaatcttgaggtcctgatagcggctgagtttttcctgttgtttttcgtcaatgcgactgtcacctgggatggcgacatccatgatccaaaccttgttcttttccacaactgtgatgtctggtgtgttgtgttccagaactttgtcagtctggattcggaagtcccacagtatctttgcgtgctcattttccaatacttttgcaggtttgtgatcccaccagttctttgctgctgggaggtggtacttgaggcataagttccaatgaatcatttgggccacatagttgtgcctctgtttgtagtctgtctgtgcgattttcttacagcagctgaggatatgatccatggttattattattgtattaccttttggtcgatttgttgtaaaacatgatggttttggtgcttcatttgtaaaaccataacgtaatttgacgtttaatccctccttattatccaacattttcgcgtatccaacattctgccagcccgtttatgttggataagcaggacTCTACGGTATTAGATCCAGTCCAGTTCTAAATACCTAGACCCATAGGCCTGGGTCCCAGGCCCCCCTGCTTTAAAGGGCCAGCGCATGAAGCCAGTCCCTCGGCTGCCCTCTTGACCCCGTTCCCAGACGGCGGCCCTGTTCCCGGGGAGATTATCCCCGCCTTGCTTCCGATCCCAGTCTTAATAATCCCGTTATTTCCCTGTTTGAGACGGATTAGCCTCCTAGCACCTCGGCCCCTGCTCAGGACAATGACGGCCTTGGTTTGTATGGGTTTGTTTGTGTATAATCTTCCTAGGGGTAGAACCGTAGAGTTGTAGGGGGCGGTCACtcagagggcatctagtccagtcccagagagagagagagagaccccaaACAGTTTGAAAGGACCCCAAACAGATTGGTTTCGTTAGCAAACATCTCAAGgtgcgtctacaccaggcatgggcaaacttcggcctaaTGGGTTGCTGTGGAGTTTTCAGGTTATATGGCCATGTCCcggtagcactctctcctgacgtttcgcctgcatctgtggctaatggcatcttgaGAGGTTCTGCTGGCAATGAAGCAAAGGGAGTATATAtgctatacctgtggaataatgtccagggtgggagaaagaacccttatcTGTTTGAAGcatgtgtgaatgctgcaattagtaagcttgaatagcattgagtagctgtgaagctgcaaagtcagtcagtgagggcatctgcatagAGATCTGCTGGAAATggggcaagtggagtgtgtgtgtgtgtgtgtgtatgtgtacagtagagtctcacttatccaacactcgcttatccaacgttctggattatccaacgcatttttgtagtcaatgttttcaatacatcgtgatattttggtgctaaattcgtaaatacagtaattgctacatagcattactacatattgaactactttttctgtcaaacttgctatataacatgatgcttaattttggtgcttaatttgtaaaatcataacctaatttgatgtttaataggcttttccttaatccctccttattatccaacatatttgcttatccaacgttctaccagcccgtttatgttggataagtgagactctactatatatatatgtgcgtgtgtgtgtgtgtgtgtgtgtgtgtgttgagtaacatccagggtgagagaaagaactcttgtctgtttgaagcaaatgtgaatTTTGCCATTGGCCGGCCCaattagcatggaatagcctttcagcttcaaggactggctgcttcctgcctgggggaaatcctttgttgggatcatACTACAGGAAAGAGatttcaactgaacattaggaagaactttctcactgtgagagagaggtgttcagcagtggaactctctgcctcggagtgtggtagaggctccttctttggatgcttttaagcagaggctggatggccatccattgggggtgctttgaatgtcattttcctgcttcttggcagggggttggactggatggctctgccAACAGTATGATtctctgaggtgttagctggccctgattgtttcatgcctggaattccactgttttctgagtgttgttatttatttactctcctgattctCTACTCTCctgagtctcctgtttttaacactgtatcctgcttgttgattttaatgattgtttttattgatgttgatgttttttactgggataattgttttattgctttgttactgttttgtttgttttatcgggcctggccccatgtaagccgccccgagtcccttcggggagatggggcggggtataaaaataaagttgttattattattattattattattattattattattattattattattattattattctagagttttttaaataccgggagccagattgtgttccgtttcatggtttcctcctttctgttgttccCTTCcctgttattattttttatttagggaGGGGactccaacccccagaatccccACGTGTGCTAGGGAACCTTCCCAGGCCGGACCTTCCTCTGGCTGGAAGGGGGTGTGTCTCTGAGGCCCCTGCCCCTCCTCTCTGGGCCTCCCTGGCCTTGCTTTACTGGGCGCCGGGAAGGGAGGGGTTAAGGGGGGCTGGGCCAGCCTGGGGGGGAGGGCGAGGGAGGAGAGGGGAGGGGCAGGCAGTCAGCTGgttgggaaagaaggaaggaggggctGGActtccttgctgctgctgctgctgctgctgcttcgggTCCCACTTCGGTGCCTTGTCAACAGCCTGGAAGGGGGGCCTGGCAGGGCTTGGAGTGGGCCACTCGGGGTCGAGACCCCCCCAGACAGacccccctttcccctcccctttccctcccttcaaCCGGTTTTGGCTTTGTCCAGTTCGGCTTTGTCCGCTTTGAAGCCTGACTGTCCAGCTTTGGGGTCTGCCGGTCACTCCCCCTCTGTGACCCCGGCATGGGCCCACTCTGCAAGGGTGGCGTTGCCCCAGCCAGCTTCAGGACTGAGGCAGAGCCTTgctcatcataatcataatcataagcctgtatttatattccgccctctctctctccccgaggggactagCTGGACTTTGGGGACAATGAGGAGGACGGTGCTGCTCCGGCCACCCCGGTGAAGCCACCGCACCCACCGCCTCGTTCTCGTGGACCATGAGTGGCGGAGGCAGGAAGAAGAGCGGCTTCCAGATCACCAGCGTCACTTCGGACTACGAGCAGAAAGAGGGGCGGGCCGACCCCAAGGCCGGGCCCGCCGAAGCTGAAGGGGATGGTGGCCTGCGGGCCAACGGTGGCAACAATGGGGTGGCCAGAAATGGCCCGTCGGCCCCCACCTCCCCGTTGACTGCCCCACCTTTTGCCCCTTCGCTGGTGTCCGGCTCACGCTTCCGGGTGGTGAAGCTGGACCCGGGCCCTGGGGAGCCCTACAAGCGCGGCCGCTGGACCTGCCGGGACTTCTACGACCCCGAGGCCGAGCCACACCATCCGCACCCCTTTGTGGGTCGGTTGGCCGAAGCCGGGCGACACCCACAATCCCTGGACTCCCGGCTGGAGGTGGCCGGACTCCTGGCCCATCCCCAGGGGCCTTTCAGCCCACAGCCTCAACGCCGAGGAGTAGTAGGAGTTGGCGGTGCCTACGCCACCCTGCAGTCCCAGCTGGTGCTGCCCCCGGCCACCTCCGGCCACCAGGCCCGCTCGGTCGGCGGAGGCCTCCCGGTCCTGGTCCGGCCCCACAGGACTCCCCCCAGCCCGGCCTCTCTCCGCAGCCCCTTGGCCGTCGTTCCCAAAGAGGCCGGGGACCCTGGGACCCTTGGTGTTGCCTCCGTTGGGGCCCCAGCCGTGCCTACTTTGGTGGTGGAGGAGCACCTCTTGCCCAAGAGCGTCGCACAGCTGATCCAGAGAGAGACCGATGAGCGGCGCAAGGTGAGGCTCTGGGGTGGTTCTCT
This sequence is a window from Anolis carolinensis isolate JA03-04 chromosome 6, rAnoCar3.1.pri, whole genome shotgun sequence. Protein-coding genes within it:
- the tsc22d4 gene encoding TSC22 domain family protein 4, with the protein product MSGGGRKKSGFQITSVTSDYEQKEGRADPKAGPAEAEGDGGLRANGGNNGVARNGPSAPTSPLTAPPFAPSLVSGSRFRVVKLDPGPGEPYKRGRWTCRDFYDPEAEPHHPHPFVGRLAEAGRHPQSLDSRLEVAGLLAHPQGPFSPQPQRRGVVGVGGAYATLQSQLVLPPATSGHQARSVGGGLPVLVRPHRTPPSPASLRSPLAVVPKEAGDPGTLGVASVGAPAVPTLVVEEHLLPKSVAQLIQRETDERRKVSPRQSRSRPSSPAPPLFRDASPNRRTSDPFGSSSPSSARFSLAQSMFGIDSDDDSGTNSSMIAIDNKIEQAMDLVKSHLMFAVREEVEVLREQIKELSERNALLEQENALLRSLANSEQLSRFQAQLHSAAKPPPPPPPSSGTSA